Proteins co-encoded in one Cuculus canorus isolate bCucCan1 chromosome 22, bCucCan1.pri, whole genome shotgun sequence genomic window:
- the LOC128854278 gene encoding AT-rich interactive domain-containing protein 1A-like — MGRMKPQPYGGTNAPPQEQGAQAGPQQGHGSPGQPDGSQTAQQQQSASSQQRFLSPQELSRVLLVSQASSAPSTASSRGPEDMNVNLQSRPSAPLDLTWLRRILKKKMATSTSRQAEGMSGVLLKSGQVLVLPSRAGVRRRDLSGSIDDVPTGHPPHLPGIRGPSPSPVGSPASIAQSRSGPLSPAAVPGNQMPPRPRSGRLDSMLHLSVHPSGRAQDQGGSPGQLNSNEMSNANYPSPGTGGSLSRKRAQEAAATTVHAAAKSVQSRPAGYPNVNQGGVTGTGDASGQGIDSPAGLMNPQGPPCAMANNSAGMAASPEVIGLGEVELPSASKTKNEADGTRKAESKSKELSRVLLVSQASSAPSTASSRGPEDMNVNRQSRPSAPLDLTWLRKILKKKTATSTWRQAEGMSGVLLKSGRVLVLPSRAGVRRRDLSGSKDDVIRGPSPSSIGSPASAAQSRSGPVSPAAVPGGSPGQPNRSANCHSPGRRGSLSRKRAEEAADAAMHTAANSVQSRPAGYPNVNQGGVTGTGDASGQGIDSAAGLMNPQGPPCAMANNSAGMAASPEVIGLGEVELPSASKMKNEAEGTRKAESKSKNYKRPRDGNYGPPAKRHKGEMCDVPYSAGQEQTPQQLPPAQSQEPSQQPAAQPSPQEDLPNQ; from the exons ATGGGGAGGATGAAGCCTCAGCCGTATGGAGGAACCAACGCCCCCCCACAAGAGCAGGGAGCTCAGGCGGGGCCACAGCAAGGACACGGCTCTCCAGGACAGCCCGACGGGTCACAgactgctcagcagcagcagtctgcctcctcccagcagcgcttcctctctcctcag gAGTTGTCTCGAGTGTTGCTTGTGTCCCAGGCGTCATCTGCTCCCTCAACGGCTTCCAGCAGAGGGCCAGAAGATATGAACGTGAATCTTCAGTCCAGGCCTTCAGCCCCGTTG GATCTAACTTGGTTACGAAGgatactgaaaaagaagatgGCGACCTCCACATCCAGGCAGGCAGAAGGGATGTCTGGAGTCTTGCTTAAGAGTGGACAGGTTCTCGTTCTTCCAAGCCGGGCTGGCGTGAGAAGGCGG GACCTGTCTGGCTCAATAGATGATGTCCCCACGGGACATCCTCCTCACCTGCCAGGCATCAGAGGACCCTCCCCATCCCCGGTCGGGTCTCCTGCCAGCATTGCTCAGTCCCGTTCGGGTCCACTTTCACCTGCTGCAGTACCAG GCAATCAGATGCCACCCCGGCCACGCAGCGGCCGGTTGGACAGCATGCTGCATCTCTCCGTGCACCCGTCAGGCAGAGCACAAGATCAAG GAGGGTCTCCTGGGCAGCTAAATAGCAATGAAATGTCCAATGCCAACTATCCGAGTCCGGGAACAGGAGGAAGCCTGAGCCGAAAGAGAGCACAAGAAGCGGCTGCCACTACCGTGCACGCGGCTGCCAAGTCCGTCCAGAGCAG GCCTGCTGGTTATCCGAATGTGAACCAAGGAGGAGTGACGGGCACTGGAGATGCTTCTGGCCAGGGAATTGACAGTCCGGCTGGCCTGATGAACCCCCAGGGCCCGCCCTGTGCGATGGCTAACAACTCTGCAG GGATGGCGGCAAGCCCTGAAGTGATAGGCCTTGGGGAGGTCGAATTACCATCTGCATCTAAAACGAAGAATGAGGCAGATGGGACACGAAAAGCAGAATCCAAGTCAAAG gAGTTGTCTCGAGTGTTGCTTGTGTCCCAGGCGTCATCTGCTCCCTCAACGGCTTCCAGCAGAGGGCCAGAAGATATGAACGTGAATCGTCAGTCCAGGCCTTCAGCCCCGTTG GATCTAACTTGGTTACGGAAGatactgaaaaagaagacagcGACGTCCACCTGGAGGCAGGCAGAAGGGATGTCTGGAGTCTTGCTTAAGAGTGGACGGGTTCTCGTTCTTCCAAGCCGGGCTGGCGTGAGAAGGCGG GACCTGTCTGGCTCAAAAGATGATGTCATCAGAGGACCCTCCCCATCCTCGATCGGGTCTCCTGCCAGCGCTGCTCAGTCCCGTTCGGGTCCAGTTTCACCTGCTGCAGTACCAG GAGGCTCTCCTGGGCAGCCAAACCGCAGCGCCAACTGTCACAGTCCGGGTAGAAGAGGAAGCCTGAGCCGAAAGAGAGCGGAAGAAGCGGCCGACGCTGCCATGCACACAGCTGCCAACTCTGTCCAGAGCAG GCCTGCTGGTTATCCGAATGTGAACCAAGGAGGAGTGACGGGCACTGGAGATGCTTCTGGCCAGGGAATTGACAGTGCGGCTGGCCTGATGAACCCCCAGGGCCCACCCTGTGCGATGGCTAACAACTCTGCAG GGATGGCGGCAAGCCCTGAAGTGATAGGCCTTGGGGAGGTCGAATTACCATCTGCATCTAAAATGAAGAATGAGGCAGAGGGGACACGAAAAGCAGAATCCAAGTCAAAG AATTACAAGCGGCCAAGGGACGGCAACTACGGCCCACCCGCCAAGCGGCACAAAGGGGAGATGTGCGATGTCCCATATAGCGCCGGGCAGGAGCAGACGCcgcagcagctgcctccagcGCAGAGCCAGGAGCCGAGCCAGCAGCCAGCGGCGCAGCCATCTCCGCAGGAGGACCTCCCTAACCAGTAG